CCCAACCTGGAACATAAGGCGCCTGAAAGCCTGACATATTCTTATAACGCACAATAATGTCTTTCAAAACTTTATTGAGTGCCGTCCCCAAATGAATATCTCCATTTGCATACGGAGGACCGTCATGCAGAACAAAAACGGGTTTCCCCTCATTTTTCTTCATAACTTTCTCATAAATATGATCCTGATTCCATTCCTGCAGCATAGTAGGCTCTTTTTTGGGCAATCCAGCCTGCATAGGGAATTTGGTCTTAGGCAAATTCAAGGTACTCTTATAATCCATAGGTTTCTATCTCCTCAATTAAAATCTCGCCACTGCGTAGAAAAAGGTACCGCATGATTCGGAAAGTTAGTTCTTCTTTCCGAAAATATCTTCTTCTGCATCAGTATCTACATCATATCCATCCCCAAATTTAATTTCATGGTGACGGTCTTTTGCTCTCTGAACATCCGGAACACTACCATCAAAACGTGGCGCTTCATTTGGCTGCAAAATATATTCACTTGGGACCTGATTCATCGCATTTTTATTTTCATCAACGGGAGAAAAGCTCACCGGTTCCGGCTGGCTTGGCTCTTTCTCTTCCTTTGGTTCCGCTATTTCTTGTGCTGTCTGCTGAGCTTCAGAAGCATTTTCACTGACAGTTTCCTCTGGTTCTTTCTCTTCAGGCAGTACTGTCCCTTCCTCTTTTTTAGCAGCATTTTTTTCCATTTTAGAAGCTGGTTTTTCCGAATGCGGAAGGGAATTGATCAATGTTAAATGCTGTTTATACATATCCAAAAGTTTGGAGCGAAAATCACTAACCTGACGTTTCATTTCGTCCAGACCTTCCTGCTGATCTTTTACCTGATTTTCAGCATCAGCAATAATCTTCTCCGCCTTCATATTTGCATCATTTAAAATCACTTCGGATTTATGGCGTGCTTCCCGTAAAGAAGCGTCGCCCAACTTTTGGGCACTGAGGAGAGCTGACTTTATGCCATCCTCTTCCTGCCGATACTCTTGAATTTTATCCGCTAAAACCTGAAGTTTTTTATCAAACTGTGCTTTTTCTTTTTCGGAAGCTTCTAGCTGATCATGCTGTTCGATTGTCTTTTTCATCAGCGTATCATAAGATTCCCGAATTTGATCGATAAAATTATCGACATCTTCCGCATTGTAGCCGCGGCCGGCCTTGCGAAAACTTACATTCACAATATCATTTAAAGATAGCATGAGATCGTCCTCCATTATTTATACATACTTTTTCCCTACGAAACTTAATCGTCCTTTTTTTGTAACAGGCCCTAGCCGGGTAATTTGATAACGTCCTTTTCCACGAATGGAAAGCAAATCACCTTCTTGCAATTCCTTCGATGAAGAAACCTGCACAAAATGATTTACTTCTACCCCTCCCTCAGCAATCATAGTC
This genomic window from Caproicibacterium sp. BJN0003 contains:
- a CDS encoding DivIVA domain-containing protein, which produces MLSLNDIVNVSFRKAGRGYNAEDVDNFIDQIRESYDTLMKKTIEQHDQLEASEKEKAQFDKKLQVLADKIQEYRQEEDGIKSALLSAQKLGDASLREARHKSEVILNDANMKAEKIIADAENQVKDQQEGLDEMKRQVSDFRSKLLDMYKQHLTLINSLPHSEKPASKMEKNAAKKEEGTVLPEEKEPEETVSENASEAQQTAQEIAEPKEEKEPSQPEPVSFSPVDENKNAMNQVPSEYILQPNEAPRFDGSVPDVQRAKDRHHEIKFGDGYDVDTDAEEDIFGKKN